From the genome of Chanos chanos chromosome 5, fChaCha1.1, whole genome shotgun sequence, one region includes:
- the LOC115811333 gene encoding uncharacterized protein LOC115811333, with amino-acid sequence MATAWLFLSVLCLQIHVSVSGDETSVFVKEDESVQLNIQEDKGTQFTILTWTFNSSENIVTYINKYKDTEISDNYKNRVEFNIETFSLTLKNLQKTDSGLYTAKTTGDSDRDIAKYRISVLEPVEVPVIVLSDWSTTDVCNVTFSCKGHNLSLTSSCDSRSCSEEKVTSSGGSTLIVYVTGNSIICNYSNPVSWKMDTKDIQHACPYIEGTQPIDDTIYESVKDLSVRTEDPSTVYSTVGEFSQVPKETKETASKLETVYAFANYKCNDSSDKFANSEIVTPMTQS; translated from the exons ATGGCGACCGCttggctgtttctctctgtcctctgtcttcagATCCATGTCTCAG TGTCGGGTGATGAgacatctgtgtttgtaaagGAAGATGAATCTGTTCAATTGAACATCCAGGAAGACAAAGGGACTCAGTTTACAATCTTAACATGGACATTTAATTCATCAGAGAATATAGTGacctacataaataaatacaaagatACTGAGATATCAGATAATTATAAGAACAGAGTGGAGTTTAATATTGAAACCTTCTCTCTGACACTGAAGAACCTACAGAAGACTGACAGTGGACTCTACACAGCAAAGACAACtggtgacagtgacagagataTTGCTAAGTACAGGATATCTGTTCTAG aaccAGTGGAGGTTCCTGTCATTGTTCTGTCTGACTGGTCCACCACAGACGTCTGTAATGTAACTTTCAGCTGTAAAGGTCATAACCTCTCCTTGACCTCCAGCTGTGATAGCAGATCCTGTTCTGAGGAGAAAGTGACCTCTTCTGGAGGCTCCACCCTCATTGTTTATGTCACAGGCAACTCCATCATCTGTAACTATAGTAACCCAGTCAGTTGGAAAATGGACACCAAGGATATTCAACATGCGTGTCCTTATATTGAAG gTACACAACCGATTGATGACACAATCTATGAATCAGTTAAGGACTTATCC GTGAGAACTGAGGATCCGTCCACTGTTTACTCTACTGTGGGAGAATTTTCACAGGTTCCCAAGGAAACCAAAGAGACCGCATCAAAGCTTGAGACCGTTTACGCTTTTGCTAATTACAAATGTAATGATTCTAGTGATAAATTTGCCAACTCTGAAATTGTCACACCTATGACGCAGTCATAA
- the LOC115811335 gene encoding CD48 antigen-like — protein MIAVNDVFVPVGDSVTLDIHRHDRLSVDILAWTFNRTINIVRYNNNSRKVKLHDQYRERVEFNTETLSLTLRNLHKNDSGLYVAGELGESGLHFAKYRIPVPDPVEAPVLTALFNWSSSDSCNVTCKGHDLSLTTRYHVAPPAGVSLCLLKTVLFSVTLVLMISAVITVHIRERLIKSS, from the exons ATGAT TGCTGTGAATGATGTGTTTGTACCAGTGGGAGACTCTGTTACACTGGACATCCACAGACATGATCGGCTGTCAGTTGACATCCTGGCATGGACATTCAATAGAACTATCAACATAGTGAGGTATAACAATAACAGCAGAAAAGTAAAACTTCATGACCAGTACAGGGAGAGAGTGGAGTTCAATACAGAAACCCtctcactgacactgaggaaCCTACATAAGAATGACAGTGGACTCTATGTGGCAGGGGAACTTGGTGAGAGTGGCCTACATTTTGCTAAATACAGGATACCTGTTCCAG ATCCTGTAGAGGCTCCTGTCCTGACTGCTCTGTTTAACTGGTCCAGCAGTGACTCCTGTAATGTCACCTGTAAAGGTCATGACCTCTCACTGACCACCAGGT ATCATGTGGCGCCCCCTGCTggagtctctctgtgtctgctgaaAACGGTGCTGTTCTCTGTTACTCTGGTCCTCATGATCTCTGCAGTCATCACTGtccacatcagagagagactgatcaaatcatcttaa